From a single Streptomyces sp. 1331.2 genomic region:
- a CDS encoding DUF4190 domain-containing protein, with the protein MSEPQSELPAPVGTEPARTGADAGADTSGGTGVTVPAAELDPRVDFRKEHDEPAQSAGPAEPEPALPADPWAAPAGPTPANPQAVPPHAVPPSAAPPQPPHPLPAGGWASVPPSAHSGFQPGPQPGHPYAPPLAPAPAPTNGFAVGSLVTGLVLVAPLALLFGIVALVQINRRRERGFGMAVTGVVLGTIGTVLLALLLGAGDFSSAHPGRFGQPPKQPAGSVHWSALKAGDCYSSPEGGSVTGDGGDETVYWVRRVPCADPHHGEVAGTVKLPGSSGPYPGEDEVRESAGRLCRKVLDDYALDQWAVPDGMDDVYLYPTARNWAAGERYVTCAFEDSDDQHRGSVHTDRSGLTAPQLAYLEAVRGFDDVYLGQPKKDVSVAETEYRDWARRMATASRTEAALLGSPTAGWPVDVQPKISKLVEAQSQAAVAWDAAASGGDLAGDVRRAKALVAKTVPMNVEIRRALGLSTGEQAPDLRV; encoded by the coding sequence GTGTCCGAGCCTCAGTCCGAGCTGCCCGCCCCGGTGGGAACCGAGCCCGCGCGGACGGGTGCGGACGCCGGTGCGGACACCTCCGGAGGCACCGGGGTGACGGTTCCGGCGGCGGAGCTGGACCCCCGGGTGGACTTCCGCAAGGAGCACGACGAGCCCGCGCAGTCCGCCGGGCCCGCCGAGCCCGAGCCCGCCCTGCCCGCCGACCCCTGGGCCGCCCCCGCCGGGCCCACCCCCGCGAACCCGCAGGCCGTGCCCCCGCACGCCGTCCCTCCGTCGGCCGCCCCGCCCCAGCCGCCGCACCCGCTGCCGGCCGGCGGCTGGGCCTCCGTCCCGCCCTCCGCGCACTCCGGCTTCCAGCCCGGCCCCCAGCCCGGCCACCCGTACGCCCCGCCCCTCGCCCCGGCGCCGGCCCCCACCAACGGCTTCGCGGTCGGCTCCCTGGTGACCGGTCTGGTCCTGGTGGCACCACTGGCCCTGCTGTTCGGCATCGTGGCGCTGGTCCAGATCAACCGTCGCCGGGAGCGCGGCTTCGGGATGGCGGTGACCGGCGTGGTGCTCGGCACCATCGGCACGGTACTGCTCGCCCTGCTCCTGGGCGCGGGGGACTTCAGCTCCGCACACCCGGGGCGGTTCGGCCAGCCCCCGAAGCAGCCGGCCGGCTCCGTGCACTGGTCGGCCCTCAAGGCCGGCGACTGCTACAGCTCCCCCGAGGGCGGCTCGGTGACCGGGGACGGCGGCGACGAGACGGTGTACTGGGTGCGCCGGGTGCCCTGCGCCGACCCGCACCACGGCGAGGTGGCCGGCACCGTCAAGCTCCCCGGGAGCAGCGGCCCCTACCCGGGCGAGGACGAGGTCCGCGAGTCGGCCGGCCGGCTCTGCCGCAAGGTGCTGGACGACTACGCGCTGGACCAGTGGGCCGTCCCGGACGGCATGGACGACGTCTACCTCTACCCGACCGCGCGCAACTGGGCGGCCGGCGAACGGTACGTCACCTGCGCCTTCGAGGACAGCGACGACCAGCACCGGGGGTCGGTGCACACCGACAGGTCCGGCCTGACCGCGCCCCAGCTGGCCTACCTGGAGGCGGTCCGGGGCTTCGACGACGTCTACCTGGGCCAGCCGAAGAAGGACGTCTCCGTCGCGGAGACCGAGTACCGGGACTGGGCCCGCCGGATGGCCACCGCCTCCCGCACCGAGGCCGCCCTGCTCGGTTCGCCGACGGCGGGCTGGCCGGTCGACGTCCAGCCGAAGATCTCCAAGCTGGTCGAGGCGCAGTCGCAGGCGGCCGTCGCCTGGGACGCCGCGGCCTCCGGTGGCGATCTGGCGGGCGACGTCCGCCGGGCCAAGGCGCTGGTGGCCAAGACGGTGCCGATGAACGTGGAGATCCGCCGCGCACTGGGCCTGTCCACCGGAGAGCAGGCACCCGACCTGCGGGTCTGA
- a CDS encoding SpoIIE family protein phosphatase, with protein sequence MSSTGNGGGGERRAGTAGSAAARARLRRAARPAAPLPPSGRRRGTVSAPEATRPAQPAPTLALPEPGAQSGSGLRSRPGRPFPGGPGDAPNDLGAPPEGSLLDMLKVAIAILDTAGRVVLWSPAAEELLGWPNELLVGRRIDELIPDREQVARIRAAIQDALRHGRWAGSAELRDRDGVPVAVDTRISLLVDGDGTPFLQVNMAEAAAVRAVERDLAVRDALFEQSPLGIAILDTDLRYTAVNQTLAEMNGVAPDDHVGRTTGETLPERAADEITAIQRQVLATGEPVIDVTLASPVTTRAGYRSISYSRMTDRSGRVLGISGTVMDVTERYRAVAKVEHARRRLSLLNEFGSRVGDLLDASRIAQELASSVVPRLTDHSAVILLQAVAHGDDLPRHGHDRRTSLLQLGTASVQDGPEVDVMLRRGARITFAEDSACGRVLRTGVPELLSGADQLDDVTYPGDPKMQAAHDLGVHSMLVVPLRARGIVIGLLLVSRAGYREGFDRDDLAFTVELADRAGSSLDNARLYARERTAALTLQRTLLPQQVPQPTGVEVAYRYVPGSSGTEVGGDWFDVIPLPGDRTALVVGDVMGHGLRAAATMGRLRTAVRVLAALDLPPDVLLRHVHELADDLAQGPDEALLATCVYAVFDPATARLTVAKAGHIPPVLVVPGEEVQEPTRTGGPLPGGAGRILDLPSGAPLGVGGVPFESVELKIPEGSLLVLCTDGLVESRDKDLDVGLGRLITVLQGPHASIQAACEAVLDTMEQGREPDDVALLLARLGHGQAGTPTAGWTLPAEPTAVSRARRLVRATLAEWGVEALTDTAELLVSELVTNAVRYASAPIGVRLTLGETLLVEISDPLPDPPRERHAAEADEGGRGLELVRRLALGWGARAEGIGKVVWFEQALPGNEPDEP encoded by the coding sequence GTGTCGAGTACCGGGAACGGCGGCGGGGGAGAGCGGCGGGCAGGCACCGCGGGGAGCGCCGCCGCCCGCGCCCGGCTGCGCCGCGCCGCCCGGCCGGCCGCCCCCCTTCCGCCGTCCGGCCGCCGCCGGGGCACCGTCTCCGCCCCCGAGGCCACCCGTCCCGCCCAGCCGGCGCCGACCCTCGCCCTGCCCGAGCCGGGCGCGCAGAGCGGCAGCGGCCTGCGCAGCCGCCCCGGCCGGCCGTTCCCCGGCGGGCCCGGCGACGCCCCGAACGACCTCGGCGCCCCGCCCGAGGGCAGCCTGCTCGACATGCTCAAGGTCGCCATCGCGATCCTGGACACCGCGGGCCGGGTGGTGCTCTGGAGCCCGGCCGCCGAGGAACTGCTCGGCTGGCCGAACGAGCTGCTGGTCGGCCGCCGGATCGACGAGCTGATCCCCGACCGCGAGCAGGTCGCCCGGATCCGCGCCGCGATCCAGGACGCCCTGCGGCACGGCCGCTGGGCCGGCTCCGCCGAACTGCGCGACCGGGACGGCGTGCCGGTCGCGGTGGACACCCGGATCTCCCTCCTGGTGGACGGCGACGGCACTCCGTTCCTGCAGGTCAACATGGCCGAGGCGGCCGCGGTACGGGCCGTCGAGCGCGATCTGGCGGTGCGCGACGCGCTGTTCGAGCAGTCCCCGCTGGGCATCGCCATCCTGGACACCGATCTGCGCTACACCGCCGTCAACCAGACCCTCGCCGAGATGAACGGCGTCGCCCCGGACGACCACGTCGGCCGCACCACCGGCGAGACCCTGCCGGAGCGGGCCGCCGACGAGATCACCGCCATCCAGCGCCAGGTGCTGGCCACCGGCGAGCCGGTCATCGACGTCACCCTGGCCTCGCCGGTCACCACCCGGGCCGGCTACCGGTCGATCTCCTACAGCCGGATGACTGACCGCTCCGGCCGGGTGCTGGGCATCTCCGGCACGGTGATGGACGTGACCGAGCGTTACCGGGCCGTCGCCAAGGTCGAGCACGCCCGGCGCCGGCTCTCGCTGCTCAACGAGTTCGGCTCCCGGGTCGGTGACCTGCTGGACGCCTCCCGGATCGCCCAGGAGCTCGCCAGCTCGGTGGTCCCCCGGCTCACCGACCACTCGGCGGTGATCCTGCTCCAGGCCGTCGCGCACGGTGACGACCTCCCCCGACACGGCCACGACCGGCGCACCTCGCTGCTCCAGCTCGGCACCGCCTCCGTCCAGGACGGCCCCGAGGTCGACGTGATGCTGCGCCGCGGCGCCCGGATCACCTTCGCCGAGGACTCCGCCTGCGGCCGGGTCCTGCGCACCGGCGTGCCCGAACTGCTCTCCGGCGCCGACCAGCTGGACGACGTCACCTACCCCGGCGACCCCAAGATGCAGGCCGCCCACGACCTCGGCGTGCACTCGATGCTGGTCGTCCCGCTGCGCGCCCGCGGCATCGTGATCGGCCTGCTGCTGGTCAGCCGGGCCGGCTACCGGGAGGGCTTCGACCGGGACGACCTGGCCTTCACCGTCGAACTGGCCGACCGGGCCGGCAGCTCGCTGGACAACGCCCGCCTCTACGCCCGCGAGCGCACCGCCGCGCTCACCCTCCAGCGCACCCTGCTCCCGCAGCAGGTCCCGCAGCCCACCGGCGTCGAGGTCGCCTACCGGTACGTGCCCGGCAGCAGCGGCACCGAGGTCGGCGGCGACTGGTTCGACGTCATCCCGCTGCCCGGCGACCGCACCGCCCTGGTGGTCGGCGACGTCATGGGCCACGGCCTGCGGGCCGCCGCCACCATGGGCCGGCTGCGCACCGCGGTCCGGGTGCTCGCCGCCCTCGACCTGCCGCCGGACGTCCTGTTGCGACACGTCCACGAGCTGGCCGACGACCTCGCCCAGGGCCCGGACGAGGCACTGCTCGCGACCTGCGTCTACGCGGTCTTCGACCCGGCGACGGCCCGGCTGACCGTCGCCAAGGCCGGGCACATCCCGCCGGTGCTGGTGGTGCCGGGCGAGGAGGTCCAGGAGCCGACCCGCACCGGTGGCCCCCTGCCCGGCGGCGCCGGCCGGATCCTCGACCTGCCCTCCGGCGCCCCGCTCGGCGTGGGCGGCGTCCCGTTCGAATCGGTCGAACTGAAGATCCCCGAGGGCAGTCTGCTCGTCCTGTGCACCGACGGCCTGGTCGAGTCCCGCGACAAGGACCTGGACGTCGGCCTCGGCCGGCTGATCACCGTCCTCCAGGGGCCGCACGCCTCGATCCAGGCCGCCTGCGAGGCGGTGCTCGACACCATGGAACAGGGCCGCGAGCCGGACGACGTCGCGCTGCTGCTGGCCCGGCTCGGCCACGGCCAGGCCGGCACCCCGACGGCTGGCTGGACCCTGCCGGCCGAGCCCACCGCCGTCTCCCGGGCCCGCCGGCTGGTCCGCGCCACGCTCGCCGAGTGGGGCGTCGAGGCACTCACCGACACCGCCGAACTGCTGGTCAGCGAGCTGGTCACGAACGCCGTCCGGTACGCCAGCGCCCCGATCGGGGTACGGCTGACGCTCGGTGAGACGCTGCTGGTCGAGATCTCCGACCCGTTGCCCGACCCGCCCCGGGAGCGGCACGCGGCCGAGGCGGACGAGGGCGGCCGGGGCCTGGAACTGGTCCGCCGGCTGGCCCTGGGCTGGGGCGCCCGGGCCGAGGGGATCGGCAAGGTGGTCTGGTTCGAGCAGGCGCTGCCGGGTAATGAGCCCGACGAGCCGTGA
- a CDS encoding DUF6542 domain-containing protein, with protein MAGPPPARPAAPRLRLPLRGRGDAQLYGRRRTGRPTRLTAVGTGVVAVLATLAVAGVDRLLFDGLGWLFGLGYLVVCFQLAVRVRYVDLLAAPISGPIAFALALVLLAPVGSSGVTAQVVSLATGLALRAGWLFTGTGLAALIVLARFIAQRRIQRSR; from the coding sequence GTGGCCGGGCCGCCCCCCGCCCGACCGGCCGCCCCCCGGTTGCGCCTGCCGCTGCGCGGGCGCGGCGACGCACAGCTGTACGGGCGGCGACGGACCGGCCGGCCGACCCGGCTGACGGCCGTCGGCACCGGCGTCGTCGCCGTCCTGGCCACGCTCGCGGTGGCGGGCGTGGACCGGCTGCTCTTCGACGGCCTGGGCTGGCTGTTCGGCCTCGGCTACCTGGTGGTCTGCTTCCAGCTGGCCGTCCGGGTCCGCTACGTCGACCTGCTGGCCGCGCCGATCAGCGGGCCGATCGCCTTCGCCCTGGCGCTGGTGCTGCTCGCCCCGGTCGGCTCCTCGGGCGTCACCGCCCAGGTGGTCTCGCTGGCGACCGGGCTGGCGCTGCGGGCCGGCTGGCTGTTCACCGGCACCGGGCTCGCCGCGCTGATCGTGCTCGCCCGCTTCATCGCCCAGCGCCGGATCCAGCGCTCCCGCTGA
- a CDS encoding NUDIX domain-containing protein: MDATPATPAAHSTGQAAEQAAAPAAGSHAAPRIVVGGALVRDGRVLAARRSSPEAVAGRWEFPGGKAEPGETEAQALERELLEELGVRARALSRLPGAWAVRPGLELRFWAAELLAGEPRALEDHDALRWLGPDELDAVDWIDHDRDVLPHVARLLTVGDEAAAGPSTAGDAQSAG, from the coding sequence ATGGACGCCACCCCCGCCACCCCCGCCGCCCACTCCACCGGGCAGGCCGCCGAGCAGGCTGCAGCGCCGGCCGCCGGCAGCCACGCCGCGCCCCGGATCGTGGTCGGCGGTGCGCTGGTCCGGGACGGCCGGGTACTCGCCGCCCGGCGCAGCTCCCCGGAGGCGGTGGCCGGGCGGTGGGAGTTCCCGGGCGGGAAGGCCGAGCCCGGCGAGACCGAGGCGCAGGCGCTGGAGCGCGAACTGCTGGAGGAGCTGGGCGTACGGGCGCGGGCGCTGTCCCGGCTGCCCGGCGCGTGGGCCGTGCGCCCCGGCTTGGAGCTGCGCTTCTGGGCCGCCGAACTGCTGGCCGGCGAGCCGCGCGCGCTGGAGGACCACGACGCCCTGCGCTGGCTGGGCCCGGACGAGCTGGACGCCGTCGACTGGATCGACCACGACCGGGACGTGCTGCCGCACGTGGCCCGGCTGCTCACGGTCGGCGACGAAGCGGCCGCCGGGCCGTCCACGGCCGGCGACGCGCAGTCCGCCGGGTAG
- a CDS encoding SpoIIE family protein phosphatase, translating into MNSTPARNAPSSSGHAAVPGQAGSLHLPVPAAPSDGATARRGGHPAAEARSWGAGDPGSIYDYIRVATFAIGPDGRISQWSERAADFFGVPAAEAVGADPIATFVPRELWQRGRARLERTLAGEEWVGTTPYRDADGSEGLAELYLMPDSALPTAGATCLAVDLGRLRRIETDLAASEAVFGQTPTGFVLFDDRLRLQRVNDAFASGMGLVPTDLEGLTAHDLFPPSEADRLTAALRKVLATGEPVFDLRFHGAVPTREGNRLWAVSLYRLNGAAGQPTGVAGQVSDVTSRHVAEREADGVRRNLALLNEASAHIGSTLDLETTAKELLDVVVPPFCDLATVDLYTALLSGETVPSAGRLGDTVLTDGSGELRRVAVSSVLGGASSVLGSVTGLPIAEAGGTLCYPRRSPHARALRTGRSVVPEPGRDPLLRSTLIVPLVARDQVLGLVQLSRAIGSEPFDARDVAIAEELVARAAVCIDNARLYRREHERALILQRSLLPPGNPAASGLEIACRYLPSNNNTEVGGDWFDVIPLPGNRTALVIGDVMGRGLRAAVAMGQLRTAVRTLAMLDLEPGEVLTALDEIARGLGDDSVPVGPPTPYGRLTSTADEEAREVYLATCVYAVYDAVSRRCWIANAGHLPPVLLSPGDGARMLDVPPGLPLGVGGEPFEEVEVELPDGAVLGLYTDGLVESRKHQLDEGLRAFRTALSVEGKGLEDLCDHVLGELNPHHGEDDIALLMAKVHAFPEDAVGNWHLPPEPTSVAKARELACSWLLSRGLDELVDTTELLVSELVTNALKHGRGEIRLRLLRERGLVCEVWDDGYAQPRQRRAQETDEGGRGLQLVSLLAERWGSRRTPKGKIVWFELAL; encoded by the coding sequence TTGAACAGCACTCCGGCGCGGAACGCGCCGAGCAGCAGCGGTCATGCCGCCGTACCCGGGCAGGCCGGTTCCCTGCACCTGCCCGTACCGGCGGCCCCATCGGACGGCGCCACCGCGCGCCGCGGCGGCCACCCCGCCGCCGAGGCCCGGTCCTGGGGCGCCGGAGACCCGGGCTCGATCTACGACTACATCCGGGTCGCCACCTTCGCGATCGGCCCCGACGGCCGGATCAGCCAGTGGAGCGAGCGCGCCGCCGACTTCTTCGGCGTCCCCGCCGCGGAGGCCGTCGGCGCCGACCCGATCGCCACCTTCGTCCCCCGCGAGCTCTGGCAGCGCGGCCGGGCCCGGCTGGAACGAACCCTGGCCGGCGAGGAATGGGTCGGCACCACCCCCTACCGGGACGCCGACGGCAGCGAAGGCCTCGCCGAGCTCTACCTGATGCCCGACAGCGCCCTGCCCACCGCCGGCGCCACCTGCCTGGCCGTCGACCTCGGACGGCTGCGCCGGATCGAGACCGACCTCGCCGCCTCCGAGGCCGTCTTCGGGCAGACGCCCACCGGCTTCGTGCTCTTCGACGACCGGCTGCGGCTGCAGCGGGTCAACGACGCCTTCGCCTCCGGGATGGGCCTGGTCCCCACCGACCTGGAAGGCCTCACCGCGCACGACCTCTTCCCGCCGTCCGAGGCCGACCGGCTCACCGCCGCCCTGCGCAAGGTCCTCGCCACCGGCGAGCCCGTCTTCGACCTGCGCTTCCACGGCGCCGTCCCCACCCGCGAGGGCAACCGGCTCTGGGCCGTCTCGCTGTACCGCCTCAACGGCGCCGCCGGACAGCCGACCGGCGTGGCCGGACAGGTCTCCGACGTCACCAGCCGGCACGTCGCCGAGCGCGAGGCCGACGGCGTGCGCCGCAACCTCGCCCTGCTCAACGAGGCCAGCGCGCACATCGGCTCCACGCTCGACCTGGAGACCACCGCCAAGGAACTGCTGGACGTCGTCGTCCCGCCGTTCTGCGACCTCGCCACCGTCGACCTCTACACCGCGCTGCTCTCCGGCGAGACCGTCCCCAGCGCCGGCCGGCTCGGCGACACCGTGCTCACCGACGGCAGCGGCGAACTGCGCCGGGTCGCCGTCTCCAGCGTGCTCGGCGGCGCCTCCTCGGTGCTCGGCTCCGTCACCGGCCTGCCCATCGCCGAGGCCGGCGGCACCCTTTGTTACCCGCGCCGCTCCCCGCACGCCCGGGCCCTGCGCACCGGTCGCAGCGTCGTCCCCGAGCCCGGGCGCGACCCGCTGCTGCGCTCCACCCTGATCGTCCCGCTGGTCGCCCGCGACCAGGTGCTCGGCCTCGTCCAGCTCTCCCGCGCCATCGGCAGCGAGCCCTTCGACGCCCGCGACGTCGCGATCGCCGAGGAACTCGTCGCCCGCGCCGCCGTCTGCATCGACAACGCCCGGCTCTACCGCCGCGAGCACGAGCGCGCGCTGATCCTCCAGCGCAGCCTGCTGCCCCCGGGCAACCCGGCCGCCAGCGGCCTGGAGATCGCCTGCCGCTACCTGCCCAGCAACAACAACACCGAGGTCGGCGGCGACTGGTTCGACGTCATCCCGCTGCCCGGCAACCGCACCGCGCTGGTCATCGGCGACGTGATGGGCCGCGGCCTGCGCGCCGCCGTCGCCATGGGCCAACTGCGCACCGCCGTCCGCACCCTGGCCATGCTCGACCTCGAACCGGGCGAGGTGCTCACCGCGCTCGACGAGATCGCCCGCGGCCTCGGCGACGACTCCGTACCGGTCGGCCCGCCCACCCCGTACGGGCGGCTCACCTCGACCGCCGACGAGGAGGCCCGCGAGGTCTACCTGGCGACCTGCGTCTACGCGGTCTACGACGCCGTCAGCCGCCGCTGCTGGATCGCCAACGCCGGACACCTGCCGCCCGTCCTGCTCAGCCCCGGCGATGGCGCCCGGATGCTCGACGTGCCGCCCGGGTTGCCGCTCGGCGTCGGCGGCGAGCCCTTCGAGGAGGTCGAGGTCGAACTCCCCGACGGCGCCGTCCTCGGCCTCTACACCGACGGGCTGGTGGAGAGCCGCAAGCACCAGCTGGACGAGGGCCTGCGGGCCTTCCGCACGGCGCTCTCCGTCGAGGGCAAGGGCCTGGAGGACCTCTGCGACCACGTGCTCGGGGAGCTCAACCCGCACCACGGCGAGGACGACATCGCCCTGCTGATGGCCAAGGTGCACGCCTTCCCCGAGGACGCCGTCGGCAACTGGCACCTGCCGCCCGAGCCCACCTCCGTCGCCAAGGCGCGTGAGCTGGCCTGCAGCTGGCTGCTGTCCCGGGGGCTGGACGAGCTGGTCGACACCACCGAGCTGCTGGTCAGCGAACTGGTCACCAACGCGCTCAAGCACGGGCGGGGTGAGATCCGGCTGCGGCTGCTGCGCGAGCGCGGCCTGGTCTGCGAGGTCTGGGACGACGGTTACGCGCAGCCCCGGCAGCGGAGGGCCCAGGAGACCGACGAGGGCGGACGCGGCCTGCAGCTGGTCAGCCTGCTGGCCGAGCGCTGGGGCAGCCGGCGCACCCCGAAGGGCAAGATCGTCTGGTTCGAGCTGGCGCTGTAG
- the ppgK gene encoding polyphosphate--glucose phosphotransferase → MTAVFGVDIGGSGIKGAPVDLARGALTEERHKVLTPQPSAPEAVVAAVREVVRHFDHRGPVGLTFPGVVVGGRTRTAANVDKGWIGLDAEGLFREALDLPATVLNDADAAGLAEMTHGAGRGRRGVVLVLTFGTGIGSALFTDGALVPNTELGHLELRGKDAERRASSAAKERHGLDWEQWAGRVDEYLDLVEMLFSPQLIVIGGGVSRKHEKFLPLLKDRDAQVVPAELRNDAGIVGAAMAAARAAG, encoded by the coding sequence ATGACGGCGGTATTCGGCGTGGACATCGGCGGCTCGGGGATCAAGGGCGCGCCGGTCGACCTCGCCCGGGGCGCGCTCACCGAGGAGCGCCACAAGGTGCTCACCCCGCAGCCGTCCGCCCCCGAGGCCGTGGTCGCCGCCGTCCGCGAGGTGGTCCGCCACTTCGACCACCGCGGGCCGGTCGGGCTGACCTTCCCCGGCGTGGTGGTCGGTGGCCGGACCAGGACCGCGGCCAATGTGGACAAGGGCTGGATCGGCCTGGACGCCGAGGGCCTGTTCCGCGAGGCACTGGACCTGCCCGCGACCGTCCTCAACGACGCGGACGCCGCCGGGCTCGCCGAGATGACCCACGGCGCCGGGCGGGGCCGGCGGGGCGTCGTCCTGGTGCTCACCTTCGGCACCGGCATCGGCAGCGCGCTCTTCACCGACGGTGCGCTGGTGCCCAACACCGAGCTGGGCCACCTGGAGCTGCGCGGCAAGGACGCCGAGCGCCGGGCCTCCTCGGCCGCCAAGGAGCGGCACGGGCTGGACTGGGAGCAGTGGGCCGGGCGGGTCGACGAGTACCTGGACCTGGTGGAGATGCTCTTCTCGCCGCAGCTGATCGTGATCGGCGGCGGGGTGAGCCGCAAGCACGAGAAGTTCCTGCCGCTGCTGAAGGACCGCGACGCGCAGGTGGTGCCGGCGGAGCTGCGCAACGACGCGGGCATCGTCGGTGCCGCCATGGCGGCGGCCCGGGCGGCGGGCTGA
- the ychF gene encoding redox-regulated ATPase YchF → MSLTIGIVGLPNVGKSTLFNALTKNDVLAANYPFATIEPNVGVVGVPDARLAKLAEIFGSQRILPATVDFVDIAGIVRGASEGEGLGNKFLANIRESDAICQVVRAFTDPDVVHVDGKVSPKDDIETIHTELILADLQTIEKVLPRLQKEARLKKDTAPVLAAAEAAQAILETGKTLFEAGFDTSPIRDLHLLTAKPFLYVFNVDEAELADEDFKNAQRELVAPAEAIFLNAKIESELIELDDAEALELLQSMGQEEPGLATLARVGFDTLGLQTYLTAGPKETRAWTIKKGATAPEAAGVIHTDFQKGFIKAEVISFDDLVETGSIAEARSKGKARIEGKDYVMHDGDVVEFRFNV, encoded by the coding sequence ATGTCGCTCACGATCGGAATCGTCGGCCTGCCGAACGTCGGCAAGTCGACCCTGTTCAACGCCCTGACCAAGAACGACGTGCTGGCGGCCAACTACCCGTTCGCCACCATCGAGCCGAACGTCGGTGTGGTCGGCGTCCCGGACGCGCGGCTGGCCAAGCTCGCCGAGATCTTCGGCTCCCAGCGCATCCTCCCGGCCACCGTCGACTTCGTCGACATCGCCGGCATCGTGCGCGGCGCCAGCGAGGGCGAGGGCCTGGGCAACAAGTTCCTCGCCAACATCCGCGAGTCGGACGCGATCTGCCAGGTCGTGCGCGCCTTCACCGACCCGGACGTGGTGCACGTGGACGGCAAGGTGTCGCCCAAGGACGACATCGAGACCATCCACACCGAGCTGATCCTCGCCGACCTCCAGACCATCGAGAAGGTCCTGCCGCGGCTCCAGAAGGAGGCGCGCCTCAAGAAGGACACCGCGCCCGTGCTGGCCGCCGCCGAGGCCGCCCAGGCGATCCTGGAGACCGGCAAGACCCTCTTCGAGGCCGGCTTCGACACCTCCCCGATCCGCGACCTCCACCTGCTGACCGCCAAGCCCTTCCTCTACGTCTTCAACGTGGACGAGGCCGAGCTGGCCGACGAGGACTTCAAGAACGCCCAGCGCGAGCTGGTCGCCCCGGCCGAGGCGATCTTCCTCAACGCCAAGATCGAGTCCGAGCTCATCGAGCTGGACGACGCCGAGGCCCTGGAGCTCCTCCAGTCCATGGGCCAGGAGGAGCCCGGCCTCGCCACCCTCGCCCGTGTCGGTTTCGACACCCTCGGCCTGCAGACCTACCTGACGGCCGGCCCCAAGGAGACCCGGGCCTGGACCATCAAGAAGGGCGCCACCGCCCCCGAGGCCGCCGGAGTCATCCACACCGACTTCCAGAAGGGCTTCATCAAGGCCGAGGTGATCTCCTTCGACGACCTGGTCGAGACCGGCTCCATCGCCGAGGCCCGCAGCAAGGGCAAGGCCCGCATCGAGGGCAAGGACTACGTCATGCACGACGGCGACGTGGTGGAGTTCCGCTTCAACGTGTGA
- a CDS encoding methyltransferase domain-containing protein, giving the protein MSAPQPAAVYTHGHQEAVLRSHRSRTAADSAAYLLPELRPGQTVLDIGCGPGTITADLAELVGPEGRVVAVDTSAEVLQQAAEYVAGRPGPAAEVVFEQADVHRLPYRDGEFDVVHAHQVLQHVADPVTALREMRRVTAPGGVVAARDVDYASMTWFPEVPALERWLELYRRTARANGGEPDAGRRLLSWARAAGFAEVTASATTWTYATPEQRAWWGGMWADRVTGTALGRAVVERGYAEPEEPERIAAGWREWSTAGDGWFSMLHGEILARG; this is encoded by the coding sequence ATGTCCGCACCGCAGCCCGCCGCCGTCTACACCCACGGCCACCAGGAGGCCGTCCTGCGCTCGCACCGCTCCCGGACCGCCGCCGACTCGGCCGCCTACCTGCTGCCCGAACTGCGGCCCGGGCAGACCGTGTTGGACATCGGCTGCGGGCCCGGCACGATCACCGCCGACCTGGCCGAGCTGGTCGGCCCCGAGGGGCGGGTGGTGGCCGTGGACACCTCCGCCGAGGTGCTGCAGCAGGCCGCGGAGTACGTCGCCGGGCGGCCCGGGCCGGCCGCCGAGGTCGTGTTCGAGCAGGCGGACGTCCACCGACTGCCGTACCGGGACGGCGAGTTCGACGTCGTGCACGCCCACCAAGTTCTGCAGCACGTGGCCGATCCGGTGACCGCGTTGCGCGAGATGCGGCGGGTGACGGCCCCCGGCGGCGTGGTCGCGGCGCGCGACGTCGACTACGCCTCGATGACCTGGTTCCCGGAAGTGCCCGCGCTGGAGCGCTGGTTGGAGCTGTACCGGCGGACCGCCCGCGCCAACGGCGGCGAGCCGGACGCCGGCCGACGGCTGCTGTCCTGGGCCCGGGCGGCCGGCTTCGCCGAGGTCACCGCGAGCGCCACCACCTGGACGTACGCGACGCCCGAGCAGCGCGCCTGGTGGGGCGGGATGTGGGCGGACCGGGTGACCGGCACCGCGCTGGGCCGCGCGGTGGTCGAGCGGGGGTACGCGGAGCCGGAGGAGCCGGAGCGGATCGCGGCCGGCTGGCGGGAGTGGAGCACCGCGGGGGACGGCTGGTTCTCGATGCTGCACGGCGAGATCCTGGCCCGCGGCTGA